A genomic window from Megalobrama amblycephala isolate DHTTF-2021 linkage group LG2, ASM1881202v1, whole genome shotgun sequence includes:
- the pigo gene encoding GPI ethanolamine phosphate transferase 3 — protein sequence MRRLPVLVALIWVCSVFYVGIFLFVGGFLLVRLEVNRTSTCADVLSPGAQVKGDFCLSEPRFRRAVVLIIDALKADFTRYDPENTAPKPFENKLPVLDEMASSHPSQARLYTFRADPPTTTMQRIKGFTTGSLPTFIDVGNNFASNAILEDNLVHQLGQVGKRVVFMGDDTWVSLFPKKFHRSLPFPSFNVKDLHTVDNGILQNIYPTMEGDDWDVLIAHFLGVDHCGHRFGPDHPAMAEKLSQMDGVIRSVIKRLKNDTLLVVMGDHGMTDTGDHGGESQKETDAALFLYSSSPLFSAPGSQVEPEVVPQTDLVPTLALLLGVPIPYSSVGQVLLPLFPQNGSRGAPTGLSQAEALWINVKQVNRFLETYSNMAKDIPPDSLSQLRADFSNISSQYLAAVHKGHLPSHELVVSMQNYLTAVRETCRASWARFNPFKMAAGLLILGVSCMLCYVISELSHVVIQEGLLKLPILSGLVVGLVVAAGQLFTQGYLELSWCLGAASLSSEVLFLWRTRGVSPRGRWSASGLLTPALLVLFLRCASLLSDSYVIYEGHVVTFLLFTLSVYVPLRLNWDGLLVPLPPPDTQKPPRLLPTTLPSSVVRREATILLVWLGVMVGSLYLSLSLHNCREEQGTCQPSPFLSPLSRVQDSQLRNLHYVLSVVSLAMWGYLLHRWLRHYGNLNCSSVTVFSACFLLPLACVCMGLHWAVSATPEDTFRSLSELIGLAQVFLPRATFCLLGLGLLLLWVDPMTVFLKSRTPLNSRGTSLPPPKYRASTGISPQAELHHLIPQLYQRIRHSLEDGVTECGEADSRPAVEAYGLGTVYSAPLILLCGLLGLALLLLHPEGMALAFLLLLLEAAAVLHIHACSTTLSSLHKHSNGFSVPWAPVVSWSLAAAQFFHATGHLPTFPSIQWGAAFVGFPQGHTGTVLPASLVTLNTFSSHIIFAVGCPLLLFWPLVCEVRGTRSTRSAGAEESEDAVMEMRLRENPQKFSSGLLQLAARYLFVNGAQVFASVCAAAILRRHLMVWKVFAPKLMFEASGFIVGSMFVILGVAMVMRVDMSVGGLFKKLLPQNSR from the exons ATGAGAAGACTTCCTGTCCTGGTGGCCCTCATCTGGGTCTGCTCAGTGTTTTATGTGGGCATCTTCCTGTTTGTGGGAGGCTTCCTTCTCGTCAGGCTGGAGGTCAACAGAACGAGCACCTGTGCGGACGTCTTATCTCCAGGAGCCCAGGTGAAGGGAGATTTCTGCCTGAGTGAGCCTCGCTTTCGTAGGGCAGTGGTCCTGATCATCGACGCCCTGAAGGCCGACTTCACCCGCTATGATCCGGAGAACACAGCACCCAAACCGTTTGAGAACAAGCTGCCGGTGTTAGATGAGATGGCATCATCGCACCCCTCGCAAGCCAGACTCTACACCTTTCGGGCTGATCCGCCCACCACCACCATGCAGAGGATCAAAGGCTTTACGACAGGTTCCCTGCCCACGTTCATTGACGTGGGGAACAACTTTGCATCCAATGCCATCCTGGAAGACAATCTAGTGCACCAGCTGGGCCAAGTGG GCAAGAGAGTTGTTTTTATGGGGGATGATACATGGGTGAGTCTTTTCCCCAAGAAGTTCCACAGATCTCTGCCCTTCCCCTCCTTCAATGTGAAGGACTTGCACACTGTGGACAATGGCATTCTGCAAAACATTTATCCTACCA TGGAGGGGGATGATTGGGACGTGTTAATTGCTCACTTCCTGGGTGTGGATCACTGTGGGCACAGATTTGGCCCAGATCACCCTGCGATGGCTGAGAAACTCTCCCAGATGGATGGAGTTATCAG GTCAGTGATAAAGCGTCTGAAGAATGACACCCTGTTGGTTGTGATGGGTGATCATGGAATGACAGACACTGGGGATCATGGTGGAGAGAGCCAGAAAGAAACAGATGCTGCCCTGTTTCTTTACAGTTCCTCTCCCTTATTTTCAGCACCAGGCTCCCAG GTGGAACCTGAGGTAGTACCTCAGACTGATCTGGTGCCCACGCTTGCACTGCTGCTTGGAGTTCCCATTCCCTATAGCAGTGTGGGCCAGGTTCTTCTGCCACTTTTTCCTCAGAATGGCTCCCGGGGTGCACCTACAGGACTCAGCCAGGCTGAGGCGCTGTGGATTAATGTCAAACAG GTAAACCGCTTCTTGGAGACCTACTCTAACATGGCCAAAGACATCCCACCAGACAGTCTATCTCAGCTGCGAGCTGACTTCTCAAACATTTCCTCCCAGTACTTGGCCGCTGTCCACAAGGGCCATCTTCCCTCTCATGAGCTAGTTGTCTCCATGCAGAACTATCTGACAGCTGTCAGGGAGACTTGTAGAGCCTCCTGGGCCCGTTTCAACCCTTTCAAAATGGCTGCTGGGCTTTTAATCTTAGGGGTTTCCTGTATGCTGTGCTACGTCATTTCTGAGTTGTCTCATGTAGTAATTCAGGAGGGCCTGTTGAAGTTGCCCATACTCTCGGGGCTGGTGGTAGGATTAGTAGTAGCTGCAGGTCAGCTGTTCACACAAGGTTATTTGGAGCTTTCGTGGTGTTTGGGAGCTGCATCACTTTCTTCTGAGGTTTTGTTTCTATGGAGGACTCGTGGAGTTTCTCCAAGAGGTAGGTGGTCAGCTTCTGGCCTCCTCACGCCGGCCCTGCTGGTGCTTTTCCTGCGCTGTGCCTCGCTACTCTCTGACAGCTACGTCATCTACGAGGGCCACGTGGTTACCTTCTTGCTCTTCACGTTGAGCGTATATGTTCCTCTCCGTCTCAACTGGGATGGACTCCTGGTCCCGCTTCCTCCACCAGACACCCAGAAGCCACCTCGGCTGCTCCCAACAACGCTGCCGTCCTCAGTTGTTAGACGGGAGGCCACCATCTTGCTGGTGTGGTTGGGGGTAATGGTTGGATCGCTCTACCTATCTCTCTCACTCCACAACTGCCGAGAGGAGCAGGGCACCTGCCAGCCCTCACCTTTCCTCTCCCCACTCTCACGTGTACAGGACAGCCAACTGCGTAACCTCCACTATGTCCTCTCTGTGGTCTCATTGGCCATGTGGGGGTATCTTTTACATCGTTGGCTCAGACACTATGGGAACCTTAACTGTTCCAGTGTGACTGTGTTTTCGGCCTGCTTCCTTTTACCACTGGCCTGTGTTTGCATGGGTTTGCATTGGGCAGTGAGCGCCACCCCAGAGGACACCTTCCGGAGTTTGTCTGAGCTAATCGGCCTAGCCCAGGTGTTCCTGCCACGGGCCACTTTCTGCCTACTGGGCCTGGGATTGCTCCTGTTGTGGGTCGATCCCATGACTGTGTTCCTCAAGTCAAGGACTCCCTTGAACTCTCGAGGAACATCCCTGCCACCCCCCAAGTACCGAGCCAGCACAGGAATCAGTCCACAGGCTGAACTGCATCACCTTATACCACAGCTATATCAGCGTATCCGACACTCGCTGGAGGATGGGGTCACGGAATGTGGTGAAGCGGACAGCAGGCCAGCCGTGGAGGCTTACGGGCTCGGTACAGTGTACTCGGCGCCCTTGATCCTGCTGTGCGGACTCCTGGGGTTAGCGCTTCTGCTACTCCATCCAGAAGGAATGGCCCTTGCCTTCCTGCTTCTCCTGCTGGAGGCCGCAGCTGTGCTGCACATCCACGCCTGTAGCACCACTCTCTCCAGCCTGCACAAACACTCAA ATGGTTTCAGTGTGCCATGGGCTCCAGTGGTTTCATGGTCTCTGGCAGCTGCCCAGTTTTTCCACGCTACGGGACACCTCCCAACCTTCCCCTCCATTCAGTGGGGTGCTGCATTTGTGGGTTTTCCTCAAGGTCACACAGGCACTGTACTTCCTGCCTCATTGGTGACCCTCAACACCTTCTCCTCTCACATCATCTTTGCAG TTGGCTGTCCTCTGCTGCTGTTCTGGCCTCTGGTGTGTGAGGTGCGTGGGACCCGATCTACACGCTCAGCAGGAGCGGAGGAGAGCGAGGATGCTGTCATGGAGATGAGACTGAGAGAGAACCCTCAGAAGTTCAGCTCTGGTCTCCTGCAGCTTGCTGCACGCTACCTCTTTGTGAATGGAGCACAG GTTTTTGCATCGGTTTGTGCTGCAGCCATCTTAAGGAGACACCTCATGGTGTGGAAAGTGTTTGCACCCAA ACTGATGTTTGAGGCATCTGGCTTCATCGTGGGCAGTATGTTTGTTATTCTGGGGGTTGCCATGGTGATGAGGGTGGATATGTCAGTGGGCGGACTGTTTAAGAAACTCCTCCCTCAGAACTCCAGGTAG
- the si:dkey-200l5.4 gene encoding uncharacterized protein si:dkey-200l5.4 yields the protein MRTGVPIILLVAVAGFHNAISASLEFDESNESLEERAYEENITTTQPDESEYAAARVKVTEDILRTTHMDGETETLTNNTETKVLEKKDSDDGETEALTDNPGANTGSDESVDKDSEEDSSRRNTAHSEQAEENVRTTEYFSEEEYEE from the exons ATGAGAACTGGTGTACCCATAATCCTCTTAGTTGCAGTGGCAGGTTTCCACAATG CGATTTCAGCATCTCTGGAATTTGATGAAAGCAATGAATCGCTTGAAGAGAGag CGTATGAAGAGAACATCACGACAACACAACCAG ATGAGTCGGAATATGCGGCTGCTCGTGTGAAAG TGACAGAAGATATCTTAAGAACGACTCATATGG ATGGAGAGACAGAGACACTAACAAACAATACAG AGACAAAAGTGCTTGAGAAGAAAGATAGTGATG ATGGAGAGACAGAGGCACTAACAGACAATCCAG GAGCGAACACCGGAAGTGACGAGTCCGTAG atAAAGACTCTGAGGAAGACA GCTCTCGACGGAACACAG CGCACAGTGAGCAGGCTGAAGAGAATGTGAGAACTACTG AGTATTTCAGTGAGGAAGAATATGAAGAATAG